The Glycine soja cultivar W05 chromosome 8, ASM419377v2, whole genome shotgun sequence genome has a window encoding:
- the LOC114421939 gene encoding RNA-binding protein 39-like, translating to MDFDEYEYLEKTVEEDIDSSKKKKDVTDKSERSYRKPRDVDDDLDADDRKSKRSRVDDENGGSKRDRDRDRERDRDRERSSGRHRSERERDGERKDRDKDRERRDKDKDKDRRDRDRDRDRDRDREKERERREKDRERERERAERERSTRSRSRSERDRDRERDFDMRDGRRFRDKKEAAEPEADPERDQRTVFAYQMPLKATERDVYEFFSKAGKVRDVRLIMDRNSRRSKGVGYIEFYDAMSVPMAIALSGQLLLGQPVMVKPSEAEKNLVQSNASGGAAGVTGPYGAVDRKLYVGNLHFNMTESQLREIFEPFGPVEIVQLPLDLETGHCKGFGFVQFTHLEHAKAAQSLNGKLEIAGRTIKVSCVTDHVASQDTTAKSADLDDDEGGLTLNAHSRALLMQRLAGADPASLGLPVVNGSVPAQQTISLPIGAPVLPTQVMPNPAVEPVGNPSDCLLLKNMFDPSTETEPDFDIDIKEDVEEECSKYGRVKHIFVDKKSSGFVYLRFDTVEAASGAQRAMHMRWFARRLISAVFMQPELYEAKFKGEV from the exons ATGGACTTCGACGAGTACGAATACCTGGAGAAGACAGTGGAGGAAGACAtagattcctccaagaagaagaaggacGTCACCGACAAGAGCGAGAGGAGTTACCGAAAGCCCCGCGACGTCGACGACGATCTCGACGCCGATGACAGAAAGAGCAAGAGGTCTAGGGTCGACGACGAGAACGGCGGTTCCAAGAGAGATCGCGacagagacagagagagagaccGTGACCGCGAACGTTCCTCTGGTCGTCACAGGAGCGAGAGGGAGAGAGACGGAGAGAGGAAAGACAGGGATAAGGATAGAGAGAGGAGGGATAAGGATAAGGATAAGGATAGGAGAGACCGTGATAGGGACAGGGATAGGGATAGGGATAGGGAAAAGGAGCGCGAGAGAAGAGAGAAGGATAGGGAGCGAGAGAGGGAAAGAGCGGAGAGGGAGAGATCCACAAGGAGCAGGAGTCGCTCCGAGAGGGACAGAGACAGGGAGCGAGATTTTGATATGCGCGATGGCCG GAGATTTAGGGATAAAAAAGAGGCTGCAGAACCTGAGGCAGACCCAGAAAGGGATCAGAGAACTGTGTTTGCCTACCAG ATGCCGCTAAAAGCAACAGAGAGAGATGTGTATGAGTTCTTTTCAAAAGCTGGCAAG GTGAGAGATGTCCGTCTGATCATGGATAGGAACTCAAGACGATCTAAAGGAGTTGG GTATATTGAATTTTATGATGCGATGTCAGTGCCAATGGCTATTGCTCTCTCTGGCCAACTTCTTCTTGGACAACCTGTAATGGTGAAACCTTCTGAAGCTGAAAAGAACCTTGTTCAATCTAATGCTTCTGGTGGAGCAGCCGGTGTAACTGGCCCCTATGGAGCTGTGGACCGAAAATTGTATGTGGGGAATCTTCACTTCAACATGACTGAGAGTCAGCTTCGGGAG ATTTTTGAGCCATTTGGTCCGGTTGAGATTGTGCAACTGCCTCTTGACTTGGAAACAGGACACTGCAAGGGTTTTGGGTTTGTTCAA TTTACTCATCTAGAACATGCCAAGGCTGCTCAGAGTTTAAATGGAAAATTAGAGATTGCTGGCAGAACTATCAAG GTTTCATGTGTCACAGATCATGTTGCAAGCCAAGATACAACCGCAAAATCTGCAGACTTGGATGACGATGAAGGTGGATTG ACTTTAAATGCTCACTCAAGAGCATTGCTTATGCAGAGGCTGGCTGGTGCTGACCCTGCAAG CCTAGGTTTGCCTGTTGTGAATGGCTCAGTTCCTGCTCAGCAGACTATTAGCTTGCCTATTGGCGCACCAGTTCTACCAACGCAAGTTATGCCTAATCCAGCAGTAGAACCTGTAGGAAACCCCAGCGACTGTTTACTTTTAAAGAATATGTTCGACCCGAGCACTGAG ACGGAACCTGATTTTGATATAGACATTAAAGAGGATGTAGAGGAAGAGTGTTCTAAATATGGCCGGGTGAAGCATATTTTTGTTGACAA aaaaagttcagGTTTTGTGTATTTGCGGTTTGATACAGTGGAAGCGGCAAGTGGTGCTCAACGTGCAATGCACATGAGATGGTTTGCACGCAGGTTAATTTCAGCTGTCTTCATG CAACCAGAGTTGTATGAAGCCAAGTTTAAAGGGGAAGTTTGA
- the LOC114421941 gene encoding cellulose synthase A catalytic subunit 2 [UDP-forming]-like: MHTGGRLVAGSHNRNEFVLINADENGRIKSVRELSGQICQICGDEIEITVDGEPFVACNECAFPVCRPCYEYERREGNQACPQCKTRYKRIKGSPRVEGDEEEDDTDDLDNEFDYGDIDALGPQPMSESLYSGRPNTGRGANNGSGLATNLEHGSSALNSDIPLLTYGEEDPEISSDRHALIVPPYVNHGSRVHPMPYTDPSIPLQPRPMVPKKDIAVYGYGSVAWKDRMEDWKKRQSDKLQVVKHEGSNDGNFGDDFEDPDLPMMDEGRQPLSRKLPIPSSKINPYRMIIILRLVVLGLFFHYRILHPVNDAYGLWLTSVICEIWFAVSWIMDQFPKWYPIQRETYLDRLSLRYEKEGKPSELSSVDVFVSTVDPMKEPPLITANTVLSILAVDYPVDKVACYVSDDGAAMLTFEALSETSEFARRWVPFCKKYNIEPRAPEWYFGQKMDYLKNKVHPAFVRERRAMKRDYEEFKVRINSLVATAQKVPEDGWTMQDGTPWPGNNVRDHPGMIQVFLGQDGVRDVEGNELPRLVYVSREKRPGFDHHKKAGAMNALVRASAIITNAPYLLNVDCDHYINNSKALREAMCFMMDPQLGKKVCYVQFPQRFDGIDRHDRYSNRNVVFFDINMKGLDGIQGPIYVGTGCVFRRYALYGYDAPAKKKPPSKTCNCWPKWCCLCCGSRKKKNANSKKEKKRKVKHSEASKQIHALENIEAGNEGTNNEKTSNLTQTKLEKRFGQSPVFVASTLLDDGGVPHGVSPASLLKEAIQVISCGYEDKTEWGKEVGWIYGSVTEDILTGFKMHCHGWRSVYCIPKRPAFKGSAPINLSDRLHQVLRWALGSVEIFFSRHCPIWYGYGGGLKLLERFSYINSVVYPWTSLPLLVYCTLPAICLLTGKFIVPEISNYASLVFMALFISIAATGILEMQWGGVSIDDWWRNEQFWVIGGVSSHLFALFQGLLKVLAGVNTNFTVTSKAADDGEFSELYIFKWTSLLIPPMTLLIMNIVGVVVGISDAINNGYDSWGPLFGRLFFALWVILHLYPFLKGLLGKQDRMPTIILVWSILLASILTLMWVRINPFVSRDGPVLEICGLNCDES, translated from the exons ATGCACACCGGTGGAAGACTCGTTGCTGGTTCCCACAACAGGAACGAGTTTGTGCTCATCAATGCCGATGAGAATGGAAGG ATTAAGTCTGTCCGAGAGCTGAGTGGACAGATATGTCAGATTTGTGGGGATGAGATAGAGATTACTGTGGATGGGGAGCCATTTGTTGCCTGCAATGAGTGTGCTTTCCCGGTTTGCCGGCCTTGCTATGAGTATGAAAGGCGCGAGGGGAACCAGGCTTGTCCTCAGTGCAAGACCAGATACAAACGTATCAAAG GTAGTCCCAGGGTTGAAGGCGATGAAGAGGAAGATGATACTGATGACTTGGACAATGAGTTTGATTATGGGGATATTGATGCTTTGGGCCCACAACCAATGTCGGAATCCTTGTATTCTGGACGCCCTAACACTGGGCGAGGTGCTAATAATGGATCTGGCTTGGCGACAAACTTGGAACATGGCTCGTCTGCTCTCAATTCTGACATACCGCTCCTGACTTATGGGGAGGAG GATCCTGAGATATCTTCTGATAGACATGCGCTAATTGTTCCGCCTTATGTGAATCATGGGAGCAGAGTCCATCCAATGCCTTATACCGATCCGTCTATTCCAT TGCAACCCAGACCCATGGTCCCCAAGAAAGACATTGCTGTGTATGGGTATGGAAGTGTGGCTTGGAAAGACCGCATGGAAGATTGGAAAAAAAGACAGAGTGACAAACTTCAGGTGGTGAAGCATGAAGGGAGCAATGATGGAAATTTTGGTGATGATTTTGAGGACCCCGATTTACCTAT GATGGATGAAGGCAGGCAGCCACTTTCTCGGAAGCTACCTATCCCTTCAAGCAAGATAAATCCTTACAGAATGATTATAATACTCCGCCTTGTTGTGCTTGGGCTCTTTTTCCATTATAGAATTCTCCATCCAGTTAATGATGCATATGGCTTGTGGTTGACATCAGTCATCTGTGAAATATGGTTTGCTGTATCATGGATAATGGATCAGTTTCCAAAATGGTACCCAATACAGCGAGAAACATACCTTGATCGTCTGTCACTCAG GTATGAAAAAGAAGGGAAGCCATCTGAGTTGTCCAGTGTAGACGTCTTTGTCAGTACTGTTGatcccatgaaggaacctccactGATTACAGCAAACACTGTTCTATCTATCCTTGCTGTTGATTATCCAGTTGATAAAGTTGCATGCTATGTCTCAGATGATGGTGCTGCTATGCTTACTTTTGAAGCACTGTCTGAGACATCTGAATTTGCTAGGAGATGGGTTCCATTTTGTAAGAAATACAATATTGAGCCCCGGGCACCAGAATGGTACTTTGGTCAGAAGATGGACTATCTGAAAAATAAAGTACACCCAGCATTTGTCAGGGAAAGGAGAGCAATGAAG AGGgattatgaagaatttaaggtGAGGATTAACAGTTTGGTGGCAACAGCACAAAAGGTTCCTGAGGATGGATGGACCATGCAAGATGGGACTCCTTGGCCTGGAAATAATGTGAGGGATCATCCTGGCATGATTCAG gtcttccttgggcaggatggtGTTCGTGATGTTGAAGGAAATGAGCTACCCCGCTTGGTCTACGTTTCTAGAGAAAAGAGGCCAGGGTTTGATCACCACAAAAAGGCTGGTGCAATGAATGCTCTG GTACGGGCTTCAGCAATTATCACTAATGCACCCTATCTTCTGAATGTTGATTGTGATCACTACATTAACAATAGCAAGGCACTTAGAGAAGCTATGTGTTTTATGATGGATCCTCAACTAGGGAAAAAGGTTTGCTATGTGCAATTTCCTCAGCGATTTGATGGAATTGATAGACATGATAGATATTCAAACAGAAATGTTGTATTTTTCGAT ATTAACATGAAAGGATTGGATGGGATACAAGGTCCAATATATGTCGGAACTGGATGTGTTTTCAGAAGGTACGCACTTTATGGATATGATGCACCTGCCAAGAAGAAACCACCGAGCAAAACTTGTAACTGTTGGCCAAAGTGGTGCTGCCTATGTTGTGGCtctagaaagaaaaagaatgccAATAgtaagaaggagaaaaagaggAAGGTGAAGCACAGTGAAGCATCAAAGCAGATACATGCACTTGAAAATATTGAGGCGGGGAATGAAG GAACCAACAATGAGAAGACATCCAATCTGACTCAAACAAAGTTGGAGAAGAGGTTTGGACAGTCTCCAGTATTTGTAGCCTCCACACTTTTGGATGATGGTGGAGTTCCACATGGCGTGAGTCCTGCATCACTTTTAAAAGAAGCCATCCAGGTCATCAGTTGTGGTTATGAAGACAAAACAGAATGGGGAAAAGAA GTTGGGTGGATATATGGTTCTGTGACAGAGGATATCTTGACTGGATTTAAAATGCATTGCCATGGTTGGCGGTCTGTGTATTGCATTCCTAAGCGGCCTGCATTTAAGGGGTCTGCGCCTATCAACCTTTCAGATCGTCTGCACCAAGTTCTTCGGTGGGCTCTTGGGTCTGTTGAGATTTTTTTCAGCAGACATTGTCCAATCTGGTATGGCTATGGTGGTGGATTGAAATTGTTGGAACGATTTTCCTACATTAACTCGGTCGTATATCCCTGGACTTCCCTCCCATTGCTTGTCTACTGTACTCTACCAGCCATATGCCTTCTGACTGGAAAATTTATCGTACCCGAG ATTAGCAACTATGCCAGTCTTGTGTTCATGGCCCTCTTCATATCCATTGCAGCAACTGGCATCCTTGAGATGCAATGGGGCGGTGTTAGCATAGACGACTGGTGGAGGAACGAACAGTTTTGGGTGATCGGAGGTGTTTCTTCCCATCTATTTGCCCTATTTCAGGGTTTACTGAAGGTCTTGGCTGGTGTGAACACAAACTTCACTGTGACCTCAAAAGCAGCAGATGATGGAGAATTCTCAGAACTCTACATATTCAAGTGGACATCACTCTTGATCCCTCCAATGACTTTACTTATCATGAATATTGTCGGGGTGGTTGTCGGGATCTCAGATGCCATCAACAATGGTTATGACTCATGGGGACCTCTCTTTGGTAGATTGTTCTTTGCATTGTGGGTGATCCTCCATCTCTACCCCTTCTTGAAGGGGTTGCTTGGAAAACAAGATAGAATGCCAACCATTATATTGGTTTGGTCAATCCTTCTGGCCTCCATCTTGACTCTCATGTGGGTCAGAATTAACCCGTTTGTGTCAAGAGACGGCCCCGTGTTAGAAATTTGTGGATTGAATTGTGACGAGTCGTGA